A region from the Drosophila bipectinata strain 14024-0381.07 chromosome 3R, DbipHiC1v2, whole genome shotgun sequence genome encodes:
- the LOC108121926 gene encoding brachyurin: MKRTAVNFVGSLWLILLAFLATNGQEISSSNGLALPGIHGRIISGKQATTGQFPWQVILKRDEWDDLLCGGSIISDSWVLTAAHCGYGFDSLFLIFGTVELNNENALNMTSSSIFVHPNYNDKMNNDVALIQLPQALTFSNTISPISLVSTSQDWNNFVGSVATVAGYGLMDDEYLEYSETLQYAQVTVIGNENCAPIYGSSVVLDSTLCAQGADGTNMSICSGDSGGPLILYNSSSGQWQQIGINSFVAEDQCTAGYPSGYVRLTSFLQYIGETTGLVIN, from the exons ATGAAGCGGACGGCCGTAAATTTTGTTGGATCGTTATGGCTAATTTTATTAGCGTTCTTAGCCACTAATGGCCAGGAAATTTCGTCATCGAACGGACTAGCATTACCTGGTATT CACGGACGTATTATATCTGGTAAACAGGCGACAACTGGGCAGTTTCCGTGGCAGGTGATTCTAAAAAGGGACGAATGGGACGATTTACTCTGCGGTGGATCCATTATTTCGGACTCTTGGGTCCTGACCGCGGCTCATTGCGGCTATGGCTTCGATTCGTTGTTCCTGATCTTCGGCACTGTGGAGCTGAACAACGAGAATGCTCTGAATATGACCTCTTCGAGCATATTCGTCCATCCCAACTACAACGACAAAATGAATAACGATGTGGCGCTTATCCAGCTCCCCCAAGCTCTGACCTTTTCCAACACGATCAGCCCTATCAGTCTGGTATCCACCTCCCAGGACTGGAACAACTTTGTGGGCAGTGTGGCCACCGTAGCCGGATATGGACTTATGGACGACGAGTACCTGGAGTACTCCGAGACTCTGCAGTACGCCCAAGTCACGGTCATCGGCAATGAGAACTGTGCTCCCATTTACGGCTCCTCTGTGGTGTTAGACTCCACTCTGTGCGCCCAGGGAGCCGATGGCACCAATATGTCTATCTGCAGTGGAGATTCCGGTGGTCCCCTAATCCTCTACAACTCGAGTTCCGGGCAGTGGCAGCAAATTGGTATCAACTCTTTCGTGGCCGAAGATCAGTGCACTGCTGGGTATCCTTCTGGCTATGTTCGTCTCACCTCATTCCTTCAATACATTGGAGAGACCACTGGGTTggtaataaattaa
- the Tm2 gene encoding tropomyosin-2 — MDAIKKKMQAMKLEKDNAIDKADTCENQAKDANSRADKLNEEVRDLEKKFVQVEVDLVTAKEQLEKANTELEEKEKLLTSTESEVATLNRKVQQIEEDLEKSEERSTTAQQKLLEATQSADENNRMCKVLENRSQQDEERMDQLTNQLKEARMLAEDADTKSDEVSRKLAFVEDELEVAEDRVRSGESKIMELEEELKVVGNSLKSLEVSEEKANQRVEEFKREMKTLSIKLKEAEQRAEHAEKQVKRLQKEVDRLEDELGINKDRYKSLADEMDSTFAELAGY, encoded by the exons aTGGACGCCATCAAGAAGAAGATGCAAGCGATGAAGCTTGAGAAGGATAACGCCATTGACAAGGCCGATACCTGCGAGAACCAAGCTAAGGATGCCAACTCCCGCGCCGACAAACTGAACGAGGAGGTGCGCGATCTGGAGAAGAAGTTCGTCCAGGTGGAGGTTGATCTGGTCACCGCCAAGGAGCAGCTGGAGAAGGCCAACACCGAGCTGGAGGAGAAGGAGAAACTCCTGACCTCCACCGAATCGGAGGTGGCTACCCTCAACCGTAAGGTGCAACAGATTGAGGAGGATCTGGAGAAGTCCGAGGAGCGCTCGACCACCGCCCAACAGAAGCTGCTGGAGGCCACCCAGTCGGCTGATGAGAACAACCGTATGTGCAAGGTGTTGGAGAACCGTTCCCAGCAGGATGAGGAGCGCATGGATCAGCTCACCAACCAGCTGAAGGAGGCCCGCATGCTCGCTGAGGATGCTGACACCAAGTCCGACGAAGTGTCCCGCAAGCTGGCCTTCGTTGAAGACGAGCTGGAGGTGGCTGAGGATCGTGTCCGCTCCGGCGAGTCCAAGATCatggagctggaggaggagctgAAG GTTGTCGGCAACTCTCTGAAGTCTCTGGAGGTGTCTGAGGAGAAGGCCAACCAGCGCGTGGAGGAATTCAAGCGCGAGATGAAGACCCTGTCCATCAAGTTGAAGGAGGCCGAGCAGCGCGCCGAGCACGCCGAGAAGCAAGTCAAGCGCCTGCAGAAGGAGGTCGACAGGCTAGAGG ACGAGTTGGGCATCAACAAGGACAGGTACAAGTCCCTGGCCGACGAGATGGACTCCACATTCGCCGAGTTGGCTGGCTACTAA